GGCACCTGCCCGAAGTGCCGCGCCGCCGTTGCGGGGCGCTGGGAGTGAATCAGGGGCCAGGGGCCAGCCTCCAGAAACCAGGGGCCAGGAAAGTGAATTCTTGCTGGCTACTGGCTACTGGAGGCTGGAGACTGAAGGGTCGCACGCGTCGCCGATTCCGTCACCGTCCGTATCCGTCTGCAGCGGGTTGGGCACAGACGGGCAGTTGTCGCACGCGTCGCCCACGCCGTCGCCGGGAGAAGGGATGGGCGAGAATTGGTCAATTTCAGGCTCCGCGACGCCTTCCGGAACACCGGAAAAAGTGGGCGCGGGGACACACGTTGGCCCTTTCTCGTCTACGAGGCCGTCCCCGTCGTCGTCCACACCGTTGAAGCAAGAGAGCGACGGGCCGTCCCCGCACCAGGTGGGCCCTACCCAGAAGCGCATATAGTAAAGGCCGGGGTCGAGCCCCAGGCCGGCCGGCCCCCCGGGCTGCCGGTCGGGAGGGTTGTCCCACTCATCTGTGAAGAGGTCCCCGTCGTTGTCAAGGCAGTCGTCGCAAATGGATTCGCCGCAAGCCTCGATTCCATCGGCAAGCAGGTCCAGGTAGCCTTGGTCAACGCTAATAACACCGTCCAGAAACAGGGGGCACCTCCTATCCGGGCCACCGGAAGACCTGGTCGGGTCGCTGATAGGACAGGGGAAGCCGTTTATGATCTGCCAGCCCGCCCCGTCCCAATATTCCACAATCATGTGCTTTCCACCGTCCCAGCACGTATTGGGAGTCGGCATAGAAGAACTGGGACTCGTAAAATCGGAGGCAGATGTTCGCTTATAAAGAATCTGATCGAAAGGCCCCGACGTTCCTCCCACGACGACATATTTCGCCCCTGAGCCGAAGGTCGGGCCGAACGCCGGGGCGCACTTGCCCGCTTGGCAGGAGCCATCGTCGTCTTGTGTCAAGAATTCCTGCGAAACGTCAGCGAGCACGGCTTCACCCGCGTCCAAGAGAAGCGCCTTAAAATCGACAAGGTTTTCCCCGTCTTCTTGCAGAGGATTCGCCGCCGTCGGGCAGTTGTCGCTTCCGTTGTCCAGGCCGTCCCCGTCAATGTCCCCATCGCACGCGTCGCCCGCGCCGTCGGAGTCCATATCCTCCTGGCCGGGATTGAAATCCGCCGGACAGTTGTCGCACACGTCGCCCAAGCCGTCCAGGTCCGCATCCTCTTGCTGCGGATTGTTCCTCATCGGGCAATTGTCGACATCGCCGCACAAGCCGTCGCCGTCCGCGTCGTTGTTCCGATCGTTCGGGCAGGCGTCGCAGCCGTCGGGCGTGCCGTCGCCGTCTGCGTCGATTCTGTCATCGAAGCCCGGGCAGACGTCGCACGCGTCGCCCGCGCCGTCGGCGTCGGCGTCCGTAGCCGTCTGCGCGGGGTTCGCGACCTTCGGGCAGTTATCCACGTCGCCGCACACCCCGTCGCCGTCGATGTCGTTGTCCCGGTCGTTCGGACACGCGTCGCATGCGTCGCCGGTGCCGTCGCCGTCCGTATCCGTCTGCCGCGGGTTGGTATTCACCGGGCAGTTGTCTTTCGCGTTGGGCACGCCGTCTCCGTCCATGTCCGGGTCGCACGCGTCGCCGATGCCATCACCGTCCCCATCCTCTTGCAGCGGATTGGCGTCCGCCGGACAGTTGTCGCACACGTCGCCCACGCCGTCCTCATCCGCGTCCTCCTGCCGCGGGTTGGGCACCAACCAGCAGTTGTCGCACACGTCGCCCAAGCTGTCCTTGTCCGCGTCCTCCTGCCGCGGGTTGGCATAGATTTCCGGCCCGCTCAGGCCGTAGCGTGGAGGGCCGCATGGTGCGGTGCGGTCGACAGGAGTATCCGGGTCTTGAACCTGTGTGCCAGGGCAGTTGTCGCTTGCGTTGGGCACGCCGTCGCCGTCGGCGTCCGGGCACTGCTCGAACACCGTGGCCTTGGAGTCCACGCCCTTCACCGGGCTGCCGGTGACCGATGCGGAAGAATCCACGCCCTTCACCGAGGTTTTTGTGATGACGGCCGAGGAATCGACGCCCTTCACCGCAGTATCCGTAATGAACGTGCAGGACGACGGGTCAATGTCTCCGTTTGCGTCGAGCTTCAGAACCCACCAATCACACTCACCCACGCCGAAGGATGTCGTATGTCCCGCCACGACGAAGCCGCCGTCCGAAGTCTGCTCGACGGTGCGGGCATGCTCTTCGCCGGGGCCGCCGTAGGCCTTCTGCCATTGGACTTTGCCCGAGGCGTCCAGCTTCAGAACCCAGGCGTCCCACCAGCCCCCGCCGAAGGACTGCGTCCTTCCCGCCACGACGAGGCCGCCGTCCGTGGTCTGCCAAACGCAATGGGCTATATCCTCCTCGGTGCCGCCGTAGGTTTTTTCCCACTCGATGTCACCCGACGGGTACAGCTTCAAAACCCAAAAATCGTGAGAGCCGGCACCGAAGGACATCGTCCCCCCCGCCACGGCGTAGCCGCCGTCCGAGGTCTGACAGACGGATTTGGATTCCTCAAAATTAATGCCGCCGTAGGCCTTCTGCCATTGGACTTTGCCCGAGGCGTCCAGCTTCAGAACCCAGACATCCACGGTGCCCGCGCCGAAGGACCGCGTCTTTCCCGTCACGATATAGCCGCCGTCCTTTGTCTGCTGGATGGGGAAAGCCAGCTCCGCCTTGGCGCCGCCGTAGGTTTTTTCCCACTCGATGTCGCCCGAGGCGTCCAGCTTCATAACCCAGAAATCCTGAAAGCCCGCGCTTTGGTAAGTTCTGAATCCCGTCGCGATGTAGCCGCCGTCCGCGGTCTGCCGGATGAAATGAGGCCCCTCGTTATCGGAGGAAGCGGCGCCGTAGAGTTTCTGCCACTCGATATCCCCAGAAGCGTCCAATTTCAATAACCACCAATCGACATAGCCCGGGCCGAGGGTATAATTGGGCCCTATAACAATGAAGCCGCCGTCTGAGGTCTGCCCGATAACGTTGAACCACTCGATCTTTTTCCCGCCGTAGGTTTTTTCCCACTCGACGTCGCCCCAGGCATCCAGCTTCAAAATCCAGCCGTCACTGGGCTCCCCCCCGACGAAGTCGCTGTCTGAGGTCTGCCCATCGCTTTCGCCCGCGCCGAAGGAAGCCGCGCCTCCCGTCACGATGTAGCCGCCGTCCGCCGTATGCTCGATGAACTGGCTCCTATCCTCGCCGTCGCCGCCGTAGGTGCGCGCCCACGTCTGGGCGAATGCGGTGTGAGAAATGAAGAAAAGCAGTAAGGCGCAAGGAATCAACGCCCCGACGCGAGCCGACCGGCTGCCTTGACGCGGAGATGGTTTTTGTGAGAACAAGAGCAACCTACTGCGCGTCAACCGGCCAAGATAGAATCCCGCGTTGCGACTTGACGTCCATGCCGTAACCCTGTTTTTTCCCCGAGGGGAGCATAGTGGAAAAACCGGCCGTTGTCAAATAAACACAGAGAGTGGATCGACGACCGCCCTAGCACCAGCGTATCCGCACGCGGTAGCGGATCTTCACCTCGTCATGGGAGGGCACGCGCACGATGAACTTGAAGGTGTGCGCGTCCACCTTCTCCCAGTCGTGCGAGGTAGTAAGAATTTTCCACTCGCCCTCGGCGGGCTCGAACACATCCACCTCGGCGTCCTCGTCCTTGTGGTTACGCAGGGAGATTTCCCACTCCGACTCCGAGCCGCAACGGCCGTGATCTTTGTAGTCCGTCTGCACGCGGTCGCCCACGACGTCGAACGCCTCGCCCATCTTGATGCGCACGCGCTCGTCGCGGGGCGTGTGGTCGATGCGGTCCTCGCCGATGAACTGCAGGGAGCCTTCCGCGTCGGCCTTGTAGACGCGGACGATGCCCTTCGGGAGCGGCATCCCGAGGCCGTGCGCTTTCTTGTTCTCAATGTCGAGGAAGACGCCCACCTTCTGGTTCGACTGCACCCGGCCGCAGGCAGAGCGGAAGTAGTACGGCGCGCCGCGGAACACGAGGCGCTTCTCGATTTTCACGCCCGGCGCCTCGAGCAGGGAGATTTGCTTCTGCTCGTTGTCGCGGAGCGTCGTCGGGCGCTCGAGCGTGTAGAGGTGGTACTCGAAGAAGGCCTCCTCGCGGAACTGCGGCTCGGCAGCGGCCGCCATGAACTTCACCCCCGGGCGAAAAACGTCTTCCTCCTCGGCGCGGTGCACGTCGCCCGCGACGAGCTTGAGCCGCGCGTTCTCGTACCCGGCGCCGCTCGTGTTGTTGAGCGTCACCCAGCCGTTCAGGTCGCCCGCCGCGTCCTCCGAGTCCACGACGAGCACGTAGTCCGCCTTCCAAGTCATGCCGTCCGTGAGGTAGGAGACTTCCAGCTTGTGCTTCGGCGCGGCGCTATCAAGGAGCCACACGAGCGTGGGCTCGGCGATGAGATTCCCGGGAATCTCGGGGAAGGAGATGCGTCCCGGGTAGCCGAAGGTTATCTCGTCGCCGACCCGGAGGATGGTGCCGTCGTTCGTGGAGAGCACCTCGGCCTCGCGCTCCTCGTCGCGGCCAGTCACCTCGTTCCAGCGAAACACCTTGACCTTCCTGCCGACGTATTTTTCGAGTAGTTTCTGCGGGCTGAGGAGGTCGTACTGGTAGTTCTGCTCCAGAACGGAAAGTTTTCCCGAAAGCGACTTGATGTGCACCGTCTCGGGCTGAATTTTCGAGGCTACGTCCCGGAACTCGAGCGCCGCGACGCCGCGCCCGAGCGAGACGTCGCGTACCTCCCTGACGAGCCCCATGTTGACGTTGTAGACCGTGATGGCCGTCTCGCGGCGGTCTTCCGCGGTCGAGCGGAAGGTTTTTTCCGCCCCCTCGACGTGGCCTGCTTCGGGCGCCGCCGCCTGCGGCCGGGTTCCATGAAACACCATGAAGAGCACCAGGGCCGCCGCGCCCACAGTTACGGCCGCCCGCTTCATTTTTGTCGCCGTTTTTTTTCTTTCCATCGTTTCTTTCCTTTCCGCTTGGTGCGCTGGAATGTTCGAGCCTTACTATCCTTCTACGCTACTCGAAGCGGGGCGTTTAGGGCAAATCCATAAGTCACGGCCCCGCTCCGCCCGGGAAATTACCCGGAGATTCCCGTGGTTTCAGCTTTTTATGGTAAAATACCCGGTTGGGGCATTTCCCCGATTACAACAACCCTATGAAGAAAATTAAAGTCGGTGTACTAGGTGCAACAGGTATCGTTGGACAGTGGTTCATCCACTTGCTCCGCGACCACCCATGGTTTGAGCTCACAGCCCTGGCAGCGTCCGAAAAGAGCGCCGACAGGCCCTACGAGGAAGCCGTCGGCGATAGGTGGAAGATCCCGTACGAGATGCCCGATTACGCGAAGGGCATGAAGGTCCGGGATTGCACGCCCGACCTGGACTGCCGGCTGGCCTTTTCCGGCCTCGACTCGAGCGTCGCCGGCCCCGTCGAGACGGCGTTTGCCGAGGCCGACTACGTAGTAAGCAGCAATTCCAAGAACCACCGCATGGACGCGGACGTGCCCCTCCTGGTACCTGAGGTCAACCACGACCACCTGGAAGTCGTGAAGCGGCAGAAAACGCCGGGCTTCATCGTCACGAACCCGAATTGCTCCGCCATTCCCCTGGCGCTCGTCCTGAAGCCTCTTCTGGACAGCTTCGGCGTAGCGGAAGTTTTCGTGGCCACGATGCAGGCCTTGAGCGGGGCGGGGTTCAAGGGCTTCGAGCTCGACATCGTGGACAACATTCTTCCCCACATCGGCGGGGAGGAGCCCAAGGTGGAGTCGGAGCCGCTCAAAATTCTGGCGCGAGTCCAGAACGGCGAGTTCGTCAATGCCGAGATAAAAATCAGCGCTCACTGCAACCGGGTGAACGTGCAGGACGGCCACCTCGAGGCGGTGAGCGTCCGCCTGGACCGAAAGCCGACGCTGGAGGAATTTAAAGGTGCCCTGAAGACGTTCAACCCCTTGAAGGGGATGGACCTGCCTTTCGCGCCCGACCCGCCCATCGTCCTTCGGGAGGAAGACGACCGCCCGCAGCCCAAGTACGACCGCGACAACGGGAAGGGAATGGCCGTCACAGTGGGCCGCGTTCGGGAGGACCCGGTCTGGGATTACAAGTTCATGCTGCTCGGCCACAACACCATCCGGGGCGCCGCGGGCGCCGCCCTCCTCAACGCCGAGCTCATGAAAGTGAAGGGATTATTGAAATGATCGTGATGAAGTTCGGCGGAACTTCCCTCGGGGACGCCGCGAAGCTCACGAACGCGGCGGAGCTTATCGAGGCCAACCTGGAGAAAACCCCCGCCGTGGTGGTTTCCGCGATGGCCAGCGTCACGAATCTACTGATCGACACGACGAAGAACGCCGCACTGGGAAAGACTGCCACCGTCGAGCGCGCCGTCGGGGAGCTTTCCCAAAAGCACGAGACGGCCGCGAAGCAATCGCTGAAGCAACCCGACTCGGTTTTGCAGGAAGTCCGGCACATCATCGGGTCCCTGAAGCCGCTCTACGAGAGCATCGGCGTCCTCGGGGAATACACGCCGCGCTCCCTGGACCTCATCTCGTCGTACGGCGAGCGGCTGTCCTCGCTCCTGCTCGCGAACATTCTGATAGAACGCGGCGTGAGCTCCGAGCCGATTCCGACGGCGGACCTCGTCATCACGGATGACAACTTCGGCTCCGCGAACGTCGATTTCAAGGTGACCCGGGCCCGCGTGGCTAAGAAAGTGAAGCCCATGCTGCGCGAAGGCGTCACGCCCATCCTGACGGGCTTTCTTTCCGGAACGGAAAAAGGCGTCGTCACCACGCTCGGCCGGAACGGCTCCGATTATTCCGCGTCCATCGTCGCGGCTTGCCTGAAGGCGGAGGAGGTGTGGATCTGGAGCGACGTGGACGGCGTCCTGACGGCCGACCCGAAGCTGATTGCGGAGGCCAAAACCGTCCCGGAGCTGTCCTACCGCGAGGCGGCCGATCTTTCGTATTTCGGCGCCAAGGTGCTCCATCCCAAGAGCATCCTTCCCGCCGTCGAGGGCGGGATCCCCATCTGGATAAAAAACGCCTTTAAGCCGGAGGTGGAGGGAACCGTGGTCAAGGCCGAGACCGTCCGCGACAAGAAGCCGATTCGGGGAATCACCTCCATCCGCAACCTGAGCCTCGTCAACGTCGAGGGGGCCGGGATGGTGGAGCTCTCGAACGTCGCGGCGAAAGTCTTCGGCGCGGTCGCGAACCTGGGGATAAACGTGTACGTCATCTCGCAAGCTTCCTCTGAACACAGCATCTGCTTCGTCGTGGACAAGGGCGACGCGTCCAAAATCGTGCGCGTCCTCAAGCGCGAGTTCTCCGAGCGCATCATGCATCGGGACATCGACGAAGTCTCCGTCATGGACGGTATAGCGATTGTCGCCGTGGTCGGGGAGGGCATGATCGGCACGCTTGGCATTGCCGGCCGCGTGTTCGGCACCTTGGGCAAGAGCAAGGTGAACGTGGTCGCCATCGCCCAGGGAGCCTCGGAACTCAACATCTCCTTCATCGTAAAAGAGGAAGACCTCACGAAAGCGGTGGCGTGCCTCCATCGGGAATTCGGACTGGACAAATGAGGCTTCGGTGCCTGGAGTGCGGGAGGGAATATGCACTCGAGGCACGCCACGCGTGCAACTGCGGCGGAAACCTGGAGGCGATACAGGACATGGAAGCCGCACGGGGCAACGTGTCTTGGGAGCTGTTCGACGAGCGGCTCCGGCGGGAGCCGTTCGGGTCGGGCGTTTGGCGGTACAAGGAGCTCGTTCTTCCCGAGGCGGAGGACGACGAAATCGTCACCCGCCGAGAGGGTAACACCCGGCTCTATTCGAGCAGGCTGATCGGCGAGTATACCGGGGTCAAGAACATTTTTCTCAAGCACGAGGGGGAGAATCCCACCGGCAGCTTCAAGGACCGCGGCATGACCGTGGGGATCACGGCGGCCCGAATGTTCGGCATGAAGACCGTGGCCTGCGCTTCGACGGGAAACACCTCCGCGTCGGTGGCCTCATACGCGTCCCACGCCCGCATGCGCTGCGTGGTGTTCGTCCCCGAGGGGGAGATCGCGTACGGGAAATTGGCGCAGGCCCTGGCCTACGGAGCGAAGACGCTGCAGGTCAAGGGAGTGTTCGACGACGCCATGGCGCTCGTGCTTGAGGCGTGCGACACGCTGGAGTTCTATCTGATGAACTCCCTGAATCCCTTCCGCCTCGAAGGGCAGAAAACGATTTGCTTCGAAGCCCTGCAGCAGCTGGGCGGCGATGTTCCCGACTGGTTCGTCCTTCCCGGAGGAAACCTGGGCAACAATTACGCCCTCAGCAAGGCCCTGCGGGAATTGCACGAGATCGGCCTCGTTCGCAAAATTCCTCGGATCGCCGTCGTGCAGGCCCGGGGCGCCAACCCTCTGTACCGGATGTGGAAGAACAAGACCTCTTTCGAGCCGCTCAAAACCGTGGACACGGTGGCGTCGGCCATCAAGATCGGCAACCCGGTGAATTGGAAAAAATCCCTGGCGGGCCTCGAATGGTGCAACGGCGTGGTCGAGGAGGTGACGGACCAGGAGATCATCGACGCGAAGGCCCACGTCGACCGAACCGGAATCGGCGCAGAGGCGTCCTCGTGCGCCACCGTCGCCGGGTTGAAGAAACTGGTGGAGGCGGGCGTGGTGGGAAGAGACGAGCTCGTCGTGGGCATCCTGACAGGCCATCTCCTCAAGGATCCGAACCTTGTCGTGGATTATCACCTGGGCAAGCTAACGCAATTTAGCGACCGATACGCCAACAAACCGGTGCCCGTCGACGCCACCATGGAAGCCGTGCGCGCGGCCCTGGGGGATTTTTCCTAGGGTGAGAAGCCGCGCAACCTCGTCAGGCAGGACAAGGCATTAGGAATCTTATGAGCGAATGGCTGAAAGTTTTCGCCCCCGCCACCGTGGCCAACGTCGGCCCCGGGTACGACGTCTTCGGATTCGCCCTGCACGAGCCCGGGGACGTGGTGGAGGTGCGGAAAATCGAGGAACCCCTCGTGAGGGTGGCGGAGGTCACGGGCGACGGCGGGAAGCTTCCGAGGGATTCTTCCGAGAACACCGCCGGAGTCGCCGCCACGGAAGTGTGGAAACTCCTCCGTGCCGATGCTGGCGTCGAGATGAAGCTCCATAAGGGCATGCCGCTCGGCTCGGGGCTCGGAAGCAGCGCCGCGAGTGCCGCGGCGGCGGCATGGGCGGTGAACGTTCTTTTCGGAAAGCCCCTCGAAAAAGAGGCCCTCCTGCCCGCCTGCATGGCGGGAGAGAAGGCGGCAAGCGGCACGGCGCATGCCGACAACGCGGCACCCAGCCTGCTCGGCGGATTCGTCCTCATCCGGAGCTACGACCCGCTCGACGTCGTCCCGCTGGCCGCGCCGGAGGCGCTGGTGGCCGTGGTCGCAACCCCGGCGTGCGAGCTGAAGACGGCCGAGGCGAGGGCCGCCGTTCCGGAAAAGATCCCGTTGAAAGACGCCGTGCGCAACTGGGGCAACGTCTCGGCCGTCACGGCGGCGCTGTTCACGAACGACATCCGGCTGCTCGGGAGGGCCATGGACGACAGAGTCGCCGAGCCCGCCCGCGCCCCCCTGGTGCCCGGTTTCCACGACGTGAAGCGGGCCGCGCTCGAGCACGGTGCCTACGGGTGCTCGATGAGCGGCGCGGGGCCGAGCGTGTTCGCCGTGACCGACGACCGGGCGGCGGCGAAAAAGATCGCCGCAGCCATGCAGGCCGCCTTCGCCGGGCACGGACTCGAGAGCCGAACATTCGTCTCGAACGTCAACAAGGAAGGAGCAAAGGTAATCTAGCAATGAACATCGGATTGATCGGGCTGGGGACCGTGGGAACGGGCGTCGTCAAAATCATCGCCAAGAGCGCCGGGTTGATCAAGGAAAGAAGCGGCGTCTCGCTGACCCTCAAAACCATCTGCGAGACGGATCTCTCCCGGAAGCGGGACGTCGACCTGACCGCGTTCAGGACGACCCCCGACGCGGACGACGTTCTCGGCGACCCGGAGATCGACGTGGTCGTCGAGCTCATCGGCGGTTACGAGCCCGCGAGAGCGTTCGTCCTGGGCGCGCTCAAGAAAGGCAAGCACGTGGTCACGGCCAACAAGGCGCTTCTGGCGCGGCACGGCGGGGAGATCCACAAGGCCGCGGCCGAGAACGGCGTCCAGATACTGTACGAGGCGGCCGTCGGCGCCTGCATTCCCATCCTCCGGGCGCTCAAGGACAGCCTCGTCACGGAGAACATAAGCTCCATCTCGGGCATACTGAACGGGACCACGAATTACATCCTGACCAAGATGACCCGCGAGAACCAGAGCTATGAGGAAGCCCTCAAGAAGGCGCAGGAGCTCGGCTTCGCGGAGGCCGACCCCACGTTCGACGTCGAGGGGAAGGACGCCGCGCACAAGCTCGCCATCATGGCCTCCATCGCGACGGGCTCCTTCGTGAGCGACGAGGAGATTTCCACGGAGGGCATCACCGGGGTGACGAAGGACGACATAAAGAAAGCCCGCGAGAGCGGAAAGGTCATCAAGCTGGTGGCCAGCTACAAGAAAACGCCGGGGGGAAGGGAGCTGTCGGTCAGGCCGACCCTGCTGGACGAGGACCACCCCCTGGCGGGCGTCCAGAACGAACTGAACGCCGTGTTCGTCGTGGGGGACAACGTCGGCGAGATGATGCTCTACGGCAAGGGCGCGGGGCAGCTGCCCACGGCCTCGGCCGTCGTCGCGGACGTTGTCACCATCGGCAGAAACAGGGTATAATAGATAAATTGTATTAAAAGGCAACCGAATCCCTTATGAAAATTGAAACCATCACCGTCCACGGGGGGCAGCGGCCGGATCCCGTAAGCGGGGCCATCGCGACTCCCATCACGACCGCCAAGAACGGGGCGTTCCGGGCGCTCGGCGAGCCCATCAAGATCAAGTACGGGCGCACGCAAAACCCGGTGCGGGAGGTTCTCGAAA
The DNA window shown above is from Acidobacteriota bacterium and carries:
- a CDS encoding thrombospondin type 3 repeat-containing protein, whose amino-acid sequence is MIPCALLLFFISHTAFAQTWARTYGGDGEDRSQFIEHTADGGYIVTGGAASFGAGESDGQTSDSDFVGGEPSDGWILKLDAWGDVEWEKTYGGKKIEWFNVIGQTSDGGFIVIGPNYTLGPGYVDWWLLKLDASGDIEWQKLYGAASSDNEGPHFIRQTADGGYIATGFRTYQSAGFQDFWVMKLDASGDIEWEKTYGGAKAELAFPIQQTKDGGYIVTGKTRSFGAGTVDVWVLKLDASGKVQWQKAYGGINFEESKSVCQTSDGGYAVAGGTMSFGAGSHDFWVLKLYPSGDIEWEKTYGGTEEDIAHCVWQTTDGGLVVAGRTQSFGGGWWDAWVLKLDASGKVQWQKAYGGPGEEHARTVEQTSDGGFVVAGHTTSFGVGECDWWVLKLDANGDIDPSSCTFITDTAVKGVDSSAVITKTSVKGVDSSASVTGSPVKGVDSKATVFEQCPDADGDGVPNASDNCPGTQVQDPDTPVDRTAPCGPPRYGLSGPEIYANPRQEDADKDSLGDVCDNCWLVPNPRQEDADEDGVGDVCDNCPADANPLQEDGDGDGIGDACDPDMDGDGVPNAKDNCPVNTNPRQTDTDGDGTGDACDACPNDRDNDIDGDGVCGDVDNCPKVANPAQTATDADADGAGDACDVCPGFDDRIDADGDGTPDGCDACPNDRNNDADGDGLCGDVDNCPMRNNPQQEDADLDGLGDVCDNCPADFNPGQEDMDSDGAGDACDGDIDGDGLDNGSDNCPTAANPLQEDGENLVDFKALLLDAGEAVLADVSQEFLTQDDDGSCQAGKCAPAFGPTFGSGAKYVVVGGTSGPFDQILYKRTSASDFTSPSSSMPTPNTCWDGGKHMIVEYWDGAGWQIINGFPCPISDPTRSSGGPDRRCPLFLDGVISVDQGYLDLLADGIEACGESICDDCLDNDGDLFTDEWDNPPDRQPGGPAGLGLDPGLYYMRFWVGPTWCGDGPSLSCFNGVDDDGDGLVDEKGPTCVPAPTFSGVPEGVAEPEIDQFSPIPSPGDGVGDACDNCPSVPNPLQTDTDGDGIGDACDPSVSSLQ
- a CDS encoding DUF4139 domain-containing protein, producing MERKKTATKMKRAAVTVGAAALVLFMVFHGTRPQAAAPEAGHVEGAEKTFRSTAEDRRETAITVYNVNMGLVREVRDVSLGRGVAALEFRDVASKIQPETVHIKSLSGKLSVLEQNYQYDLLSPQKLLEKYVGRKVKVFRWNEVTGRDEEREAEVLSTNDGTILRVGDEITFGYPGRISFPEIPGNLIAEPTLVWLLDSAAPKHKLEVSYLTDGMTWKADYVLVVDSEDAAGDLNGWVTLNNTSGAGYENARLKLVAGDVHRAEEEDVFRPGVKFMAAAAEPQFREEAFFEYHLYTLERPTTLRDNEQKQISLLEAPGVKIEKRLVFRGAPYYFRSACGRVQSNQKVGVFLDIENKKAHGLGMPLPKGIVRVYKADAEGSLQFIGEDRIDHTPRDERVRIKMGEAFDVVGDRVQTDYKDHGRCGSESEWEISLRNHKDEDAEVDVFEPAEGEWKILTTSHDWEKVDAHTFKFIVRVPSHDEVKIRYRVRIRWC
- the asd gene encoding aspartate-semialdehyde dehydrogenase — its product is MKKIKVGVLGATGIVGQWFIHLLRDHPWFELTALAASEKSADRPYEEAVGDRWKIPYEMPDYAKGMKVRDCTPDLDCRLAFSGLDSSVAGPVETAFAEADYVVSSNSKNHRMDADVPLLVPEVNHDHLEVVKRQKTPGFIVTNPNCSAIPLALVLKPLLDSFGVAEVFVATMQALSGAGFKGFELDIVDNILPHIGGEEPKVESEPLKILARVQNGEFVNAEIKISAHCNRVNVQDGHLEAVSVRLDRKPTLEEFKGALKTFNPLKGMDLPFAPDPPIVLREEDDRPQPKYDRDNGKGMAVTVGRVREDPVWDYKFMLLGHNTIRGAAGAALLNAELMKVKGLLK
- a CDS encoding aspartate kinase; the protein is MIVMKFGGTSLGDAAKLTNAAELIEANLEKTPAVVVSAMASVTNLLIDTTKNAALGKTATVERAVGELSQKHETAAKQSLKQPDSVLQEVRHIIGSLKPLYESIGVLGEYTPRSLDLISSYGERLSSLLLANILIERGVSSEPIPTADLVITDDNFGSANVDFKVTRARVAKKVKPMLREGVTPILTGFLSGTEKGVVTTLGRNGSDYSASIVAACLKAEEVWIWSDVDGVLTADPKLIAEAKTVPELSYREAADLSYFGAKVLHPKSILPAVEGGIPIWIKNAFKPEVEGTVVKAETVRDKKPIRGITSIRNLSLVNVEGAGMVELSNVAAKVFGAVANLGINVYVISQASSEHSICFVVDKGDASKIVRVLKREFSERIMHRDIDEVSVMDGIAIVAVVGEGMIGTLGIAGRVFGTLGKSKVNVVAIAQGASELNISFIVKEEDLTKAVACLHREFGLDK
- a CDS encoding threonine synthase, translated to MRLRCLECGREYALEARHACNCGGNLEAIQDMEAARGNVSWELFDERLRREPFGSGVWRYKELVLPEAEDDEIVTRREGNTRLYSSRLIGEYTGVKNIFLKHEGENPTGSFKDRGMTVGITAARMFGMKTVACASTGNTSASVASYASHARMRCVVFVPEGEIAYGKLAQALAYGAKTLQVKGVFDDAMALVLEACDTLEFYLMNSLNPFRLEGQKTICFEALQQLGGDVPDWFVLPGGNLGNNYALSKALRELHEIGLVRKIPRIAVVQARGANPLYRMWKNKTSFEPLKTVDTVASAIKIGNPVNWKKSLAGLEWCNGVVEEVTDQEIIDAKAHVDRTGIGAEASSCATVAGLKKLVEAGVVGRDELVVGILTGHLLKDPNLVVDYHLGKLTQFSDRYANKPVPVDATMEAVRAALGDFS
- a CDS encoding homoserine kinase, yielding MSEWLKVFAPATVANVGPGYDVFGFALHEPGDVVEVRKIEEPLVRVAEVTGDGGKLPRDSSENTAGVAATEVWKLLRADAGVEMKLHKGMPLGSGLGSSAASAAAAAWAVNVLFGKPLEKEALLPACMAGEKAASGTAHADNAAPSLLGGFVLIRSYDPLDVVPLAAPEALVAVVATPACELKTAEARAAVPEKIPLKDAVRNWGNVSAVTAALFTNDIRLLGRAMDDRVAEPARAPLVPGFHDVKRAALEHGAYGCSMSGAGPSVFAVTDDRAAAKKIAAAMQAAFAGHGLESRTFVSNVNKEGAKVI
- a CDS encoding homoserine dehydrogenase codes for the protein MNIGLIGLGTVGTGVVKIIAKSAGLIKERSGVSLTLKTICETDLSRKRDVDLTAFRTTPDADDVLGDPEIDVVVELIGGYEPARAFVLGALKKGKHVVTANKALLARHGGEIHKAAAENGVQILYEAAVGACIPILRALKDSLVTENISSISGILNGTTNYILTKMTRENQSYEEALKKAQELGFAEADPTFDVEGKDAAHKLAIMASIATGSFVSDEEISTEGITGVTKDDIKKARESGKVIKLVASYKKTPGGRELSVRPTLLDEDHPLAGVQNELNAVFVVGDNVGEMMLYGKGAGQLPTASAVVADVVTIGRNRV